tgagcggcttggatcatcgaaattctatcggaaaatggaggtccttattttattaagttaaggtggttcTTAGGAGAAgggaactatatatatataggggctgTAGGGGTCACTTGTGAGGTGCACCATGAATCAGGTTGAAGCATCTCCAATAAGTCACTACCTTTAGTTTTTCTAGGACAAATTAGGGAGCTGTTCACCCTAATTTAGTTCTAGGAGTGGTTTCTAGAGCAACACTCCTTCAAGTTTTCTACACTTCTTAGCAAAGCAACTGACAAAACCAAATCTGTAATAGCCCCTATCCAACCATCAAAGTCTATAATTTGTCAATCGTGCCACACTAGCTTGGgaaataatacaaaaaaaaaaaaaaagcaaaggaTATTGCCAAGGTTAGTATTCACAGCACCAACCGCTATAAAGCCCCCATAATCTTCTTCTTGCACTCCCATTTTACCCCACTTCCCTTAGGATGGTGGATAATGGATAAAAAATGCGTCGACATCCggaaaaagtgtattgatatctATGAAAATGTATTGCTATTCGTGAAATATCAATATGTATAGAAATTCTACCTTGTTCGGCACTATATGCTTATTATCCACCACCTACTGGGTGGTGATTAGCAAGACGCATTTCTATAAATATAAACTTTATAGCATAATACTATAATAGGTACATTGCTATTAACAACCTTGAGCATTGCACTTCGTAACTCCGTAAATATGCCTTAAGATTTTCTAGCTACAGGTATAACATGAGCGAAGAAAGCAACATGAAccaagcaagaaacaaaatgtaCAGCTCTAGAGCTAGCTCACCGAGCAATAGAATATGATGGACAGACAAATTCTCCACTTAACCAAGTCAATTTCTACTTTCAGTTGCGAGTCTTGTGACCATGCCTAGCTCTATTTTTAGCAAATTTAGCAAATATTATCCTTCTGAATTTGCAAAACCCATCAACACCTTCATCAAGTAAAGCCTATaaagccgatcaaaaaaaaagtaaagccTATAAAACAGAGCAGTCCAATCCTGCCATTAAAACTCAACCCTTTCTCTTCAACTTCCATCCATTTCAACACAAAGTACAGCCATAGAATACTAAATACAAATCCATAATCAGCAAAAGATATTAAATTTCTAAACTCATAACAACAACAAATAGAGTTTACCATATAGAATGTTCTAAACCTTTTACCTAATAGCGCATCAAGCGACCTCAAATTCGCGACAGGATTCTCCCCAACCATGACTGAAAATGCAGACACCTTATCCGTCGCAGTACCTGACCTCTGCGTAGCAATCAGCATCTTTATATCCCCGCTCTGCCCCCTTGACGACTCGAACTCATGCACGTACTGCGCCAACAGCCTCTCCGCCAGCTCCTTCTTCTTCGCCGCCGCTCTCTTCCTCTCCTCACCGTCCAAAAAAGCCTCCACCTTCTTTTTCCCAATCACTTTCTCTTCCAATTCTGCCGCATCCGCGTGCCACGCGCCCAGCGCGCTTGCCTTCATTAGAGGAAGCTTTGGCAGGTTCTTAAACCTATCAAACCCTTTCGAATCATTGGAGGCTGGGAAAACCCTAGGATTAGGTTTGGGTTTAGGACGCTCTTTTTCTTTagtgttgttgttgttgttgttgttgtttttgtcGAATTTTGATTCTCCTACATTGGGCTTGGGGTGTTTTGAGGGTTTGATGGGGCCGGTTTTGCGAAAATCGGAGTCGTTGAAGCCGGAGTGTGGGGCGGAGGAGGTGGAGAGGCCGATGGAGGAGGCGAAGGAAGCGACGTCGGATTTCAGGAGGTCTTCGTCGTGCGTGGGTTCTGgtttctttgattttgaaatcGCCATTGTTCTTTCAAATGAGAGAGCAGAGAGGTCTTTTCTACTCAGTTGGAGTGGTGGCGAGTTTCTCTGTACAACTAGGGTTTGAAGCAGTTGGCGGTAATACTACTACTGCTGTATCAACGAACGGGTCGTGCCCATGTCCAGATTTTATTTACGGGTTAAGTGTGTATGAATTCACACATTATGGTGGCAATTAGAACAATAGCCATAGTTTAAGGGGGTATATCGCAATTTACCCATATGAACTAGCCCTAAACCTCAAGTCCAACTGCAAACTGGTACCCCTCCTGAGTTCAGGAAAAACCCTCCAAGTTCAGAAAAAAggtactactctctctctctctctgtttgctGTATTTTTACGTGTGCTAGCTAGCAGTAGGACTTGTGTCAATTTGGCTTACCTTCAAACCATTGAACAACCCAATTTGGCTTTTCACAAGCTCAGCTAACATCTCGATTATGGTGATCAAAATACGTAATTGATAATCAGATACTACTAATTTACAGGTTCTATAATCTTTGTTTGTGACCAAAAAGTTAACTTCTTGCAGTTTGAGGAGATGGCTGCTGCTGCCTGGGAAACTACAGCACTAGAGTTCTTACATGTATGCTCTATTTGTAGTCACTGCCCCTCATTTTTTAGGGGTGCTGGATGTATGATTCTGTGGAGCTCAAAATTCACGTGTGTTTGATTTTCATAATTGCAGGGTTCTCACAGTCAAAGTCTCTTTCTGCCAAGAAATCGGTCTATATGGAGGAATCGTGTTCTTTCGGGTAGGCTTCGCAGTCGAATCCATTCGCCAAGAATATCGGCTAACTGTATTTCGTTTCGGCCTTCCTGTCAAGTAAAGGTCAGAGCTTCGGTTTCAGGGGATGTCAGCAGTGTCGTAGGTGAAGAACCGAGGGAGGTTCAGATGCCCACTGAGAAGGTTTTACATTTTTTTCGCATCCCATTGATACAAGAGAGTGCATTAGCTGAACTTCTGAAGTCGGTTCAGACGAAAGTTTCGAGTAGAATAGTTGGGTTGAAAACCGAGCAGTGCTTCAATATTGGGCTTGATTCTGGTCTTTCAAGCGAGAAACTTTCAGTTCTTAAATGGCTTCTTGGTGAAACTTATGAGCCAGATAACTTAGGTACTGAGAGCTTTCTTGATAAGGAAAAGAAGTCAGGGTCGACTATGGTTGTGATTGAAGTTGGACCCCGGTTGTCGTTTACGACAGCATGGTCTGCTAATGCTGTATCTGTTTGCCGAGCATGTGGGTTGACAGAGGTAACTAGAATAGAAAGATCAAGGAGGTACTTACTTTACATCGAGGCTGAAAATGGTTCATTGCCAGATCAACAAGTTAATGAGTTTGCTGCAATGGTGCATGATAGGATGACTGAGTGTGTGTATTCCCATAAGCTCACATCCTTTGAAACGAGTGTGGTCCCTGAGGAAGTTCGATCTGTGCCAGTTGTGGAGAGGGGACGCGAGGCGCTGGAGGAGATTAATCTGAAAATGGGGTTGGCGTTTGACGAACAAGATTTGGAGTATTACACTAAGCTTTTCAGAGATGACATCAAGCGAAACCCTACAACCGTTGAGCTCTTTGATATTGCACAGTCCAACAGCGAGCACAGTCGGCACTGGTTTTTTACTGGGAAAATTGTTGTTGACGGTCAACCGATGGGTAGGACTCTAATGGAGATTGTCAAGAGCACTTTGCAAGCAAATCCTAGTAATTCCGTTATCGGGTTCAAAGATAACTCAAGTGCAATTAAGGGTTTTATGGTGAAGCAGTTGCGACCAGTTCAGCCTGGCTTGACCTGTCCACTGAACACAAGCCCTCGCGATCTTGATATCTTATTTACGGCGGAGACCCACAATTTTCCGTGCGCAGTGGCTCCTTACCCTGGTGCTGAGACTGGTGCTGGAGGTCGCATCAGAGATACTCACGCGACTGGAAGGGGGTCTTTTGTTGTTGCATCTACGGCTGGTTATTGTGTTGGGAATCTTAATATGGAGGGGTCTTATGCGCCGTGGGAAGATCCATCATTCTCGTACCCATCGAATTTGGCTTCTCCTTTGCAGATCCTCATTGATGCGAGCAACGGTGCATCTGACTATGGGAACAAATTTGGAGAGCCCGTGATTCAGGGTTACACAAGAGGTTTTGGAATGAGGCTTCCAAACGGGGAAAGGCGAGAATGGTTGAAGCCCATCATGTTTAGTGGAGGAATTGGTATGATTGACGACATCCATATATCAAAAGGAGAGCCTGACATTGGAATGCTAGTTGTAAAGATTGGAGGGCCTGCATATCGTATAGGAATGGGAGGTGGTGCTGCATCAAGCATGGTCAGTGGCCAGAACGACGCTGAGCTGGATTTCAATGCTGTACAGCGTGGGGATGCAGAGATGGCACAGAAATTGTACCGTGTTGTTCGTGCTTGTGTTGAAATGGGAGAGAAAAATCCAATCATTAGTATTCATGATCAGGGTGCTGGAGGAAACTGTAATGTCGTTAAGGAAATAATATACCCAGAGGGTGCTGAGATTGATATTCGGGCAGTTGTAGTTGGTGACCACACCATGTCTGTTTTGGAAATATGGGGTGCCGAATACCAGGAGCAGGATGCGATATTGGTGAACCCTGAAAGCCGTGGACTTTTACAATCAATCTGTGACAGAGAAAGAGTCTCCATGGCTGTTATTGGGACAATTAGTGGTGAAGGGCGTGTTGTTTTAGTAGACAGCAAAGTTATTGAGAGGTGTCGTTCCAATGGACTCCCTCCACCACCTCCAGCTGTAGATCTTGAGCTGGAGAAAGTGCTTGGGGACATGCCTCAGAAAACTTTTCAGTTCCATCGCGTGGTTCATACACGGGACCCCCTCGTCATTGCTCCTGGGATAACAGTGATGGATGCATTGAAGAGGGTGCTCAGACTTGTTTCTGTTTGTTCAAAACGGTTCTTGACCACCAAGGTTGATAGGTGCGTAACAGGCCTTGTGGCGCAACAACAAACTGTGGGTCCCTTGCAACTTCCTCTTTCTGATGTTGCTGTTATAGCACAAACTTACAGCGATTTTACTGGAGGTGCTTGTGCAATTGGAGAGCAGCCAATCAAAGGCCTTCTGGATCCAAAAGCAATGGCTCGACTAGCTGTAGGAGAAGCAGTCACAAATCTTGTTTGGGCAAAAGTTACCTCGCTTTCTGATGTTAAAGCTAGTGGGAATTGGATGTATGCTGCCAAACTTGATGGGGAAGGAGCAGATATGTATGATGCTGCCATAGCTCTTTCAGAAACCATGATTGAGCTTGGAATTGCAATTGATGGTGGAAAGGACAGTCTTTCAATGGCAGCCCATGCATCAGGGGAGGTGGTCAAGGCTCCTGGAAACCTTGTAATCAGTGCCTATGTTACTTGTCCTGATATAACCAAAACAGTGACACCAGATTTGAAGCTTGGAGATGATGGTGTGCTGCTTCTCATTGATCTGGCAAAAGGAAAACGGCGTCTTGGTGGGTCTGCTCTTGCTCATGTTTTTGACCAAGTTGGGGATGATTGTCCAGATCTTGATGATGTTTCTTATCTTAAAAAAGTATTTGATGGTGTTCAGGATCTTCTTTCTGATGAGCTGATCTCTGCTGGTCATGATGTTAGTGATGGTGGGATCATTGTCAACTTACTCGAGATGGCGTTTGCAGGGAACTGTGGAATTCGCCTGGACTTCACCTCAGCAGATAATAGCCTCTTCCAAATGCTTTTCGCAGAAGAGCTTGGTGTTGTTCTTGAAATTAGCAAGAAGAACTTGGACGCAGTAATGGGAAAACTAGGCAATGCTGGTATTTCTGCTGAGATCATTGGACAAGTAACTGCTGAACCCCTAATAGAGTTGACATTTAATGGGATAGGTTATTTGCATGAGAAAACTTCCAACCTCAGGGACATGTGGGAAGAAACCAGTTTTCAGCTTGAAAAGTTCCAAAGGTTGGCATCTTGTGTGGATTTAGAAAAGGAAGGGCTGAAGAGTAGGCATGCACCTTCTTGGGCACTGTCCTTCACTCCAAGTTTTACAGATGAGAAATATATGACTGTTACTTCAAAGCCGAAAGTAGCTGTGATTAGGGAAGAGGGTAGCAATGGGGACAGAGAAATGTCTGCTGCATTTTTCGCCGCTGGATTCGAACCATGGGATGTCACTATGTCTGACCTTCTCAATGGGGTCAATTCTCTCCAAGAATTTCGCGGGGTTGTGTTTGTTGGGGGTTTTAGCTATGCTGATGTGCTTGATTCTGCAAAAGGTTGGTCCGCATCTATCCGATTCAATAAGCCTCTTCTAAAGCAATTTGAAGAATTTTACAAGCGACCAGATACTTTCAGTCTCGGGGTTTGCAATGGGTGCCAGCTCATGGCTCTATTGGGTTGGGTCCCAGGCCCTGAAGTTGGAGGCGTGTTTGGGGTCGGTGGGGACCCATCACAACCAAGGTTCGTTCACAATGAATCTGGACGGTTTGAATGTCGGTTCACTAGTGTGACAATAAAAGACTCCCCAGCTCTAATGTTCAAAGGAATGGAAGGAAGTACCCTAGGTGTATGGGCTGCACATGGTGAGGGACGGGCCTATTTTCCTGATGGGGGTGTCTTGGACAGGGTACTTGGGTCAAACTTGGCGCCTCTGAGATATTGTGACGATGATGGGAAACCAACTGAAGTCTACCCGTTCAATCTGAATGGATCTCCCTTGGGAATTGCTGCGATTTGTTCTCCTGATGGGAGGCATCTTGCCTTGATGCCTCATCCGGAGCGATGCTTCTTGATGTGGCAGTTCCCTTGGTACCCAAAGCACTGGAATGTGGACAAAAAAGGCCCAAGCCCGTGGTTAAGGATGTTCCAAAATGCTAGGGAGTGGTGCTCTTAAGGGGTCTAGTTAAGAGTTCTGATCAATCATGTGCCGGTGTTCTAATGCACTGTTTCTGGACAGCAGTCTAGCAACTTCAGAGGgatgattttgttttctcattttAAGCTTTAATGGCTCTTGGTTTTTTTCGCTTTGGAGGTGGATTAAATTTTGGATCTCGAAATTATTTTTGGACATGCGGTGCTTGAGAAGTGTTTGACATAATCAGTCGACTTTATTTATTTGCTGAAAATACAGAAAGAGCTTGGATTAAGAGAAGAAGATAGGATTGTTAAGAAATACTTGTTGTTTTCAGCATTTTTGTCCCTTTTTGTTGTTAAACTTGATATGAAATGCTTGCTACCTTAAAGCGTAGTTGATTGGGGAGAAATTTCAATGCTTGTCCTGGAAATTGTCTTTATCAGTCACTGTTTTCTGATAATTTGGCCGAGGAGTTCTATTGCGCATCCAACATGCTTATGAAATGATTATGCTGTTCATGTATGATTCAGTGGAAGGACAGTATATGTTCTtttagaagtaaaaaaaaaaaactgcaacaTCTAAACCCATTTAGTTGTCAATTCCCTTTACCTAGAAAATTAGTTTTCTGTGTCCAGAAAGCCACTGATAAATCTCTGTAGCTGTTACTACTCCCAAAATCTGATAGCATGAACCTTTTAATATTACTGCAGTGCTTACATAAGACATAATTAGAACAAGGTTATTACACTTCGAGGTGAACAATTTTAAGTTAATGCAGAGGAAAATTGTAATCAGTGCAACTAAATATTTACAAGGTCGAAATAAACTCGAAAGAAACCAATTAGCCATTGCTGTCTACTCAGTCAATGATAAGGTTAAATGCTGCAAATGTACAAGATTTGAACATGTTATGGCCGATTTTTCTCGTGTAATATATATTCTGTTGAGAAATCCACACGCATCCTTCGGACGGGGGTAGATTGAATGATATGTTGTTGGCAAGAAATAAAAATCTTTGAGCAAAACATCAGTGGAACATCGTCTCTCCGTTAGTAACCCATTGCACGAAGCTATCGGAAAATCCGGCAAGAATCTCTGAGTTCTGTGCAGCACAATTATAAGCAAGGATCATTACAGCATGTTTTTCATGAcaaaaaagtttaaatacacAACGTAAAAAAACAAGTTATAAGGAGAAAGGATGAGAAATGTTTCAAATTGATAAAGTCACCAAGAAATAACAGTGCTGAGAGTAACAATGAACAGATGACTGACCTTCATGCTGGACCCAGATGCACTAGCAGAAGCACTTGATTCCGTCTCAAGTCCAGTTAAGACACTATTCCACGACATGCCGGCTTTTATGAGTGTAGATCTGCAGCCAAAAAAACAATAGTTCAAACCACAGGAACCAGGATATTGATTAAGCTTTCTCGGAGCTTTCAAGAAATATTGTATGCGCACTCATTGAACAGCGTTCGTGTCATGTCTAGCAATAATGCAATCTATCAATCATCCTTTACACTTTGGCCATCAATATGCTTGTTTTTcgaccttttcttttttgaaaatgcaGAAAACAATAAATCAGCACATTCACATCAACGGAAGATGGCAATGACTGCAAGCAAATGAATATGGTGAAGTAATATTTTTGCTTCTATTCCTTCTCCTGCAAAGCAAATGCTGGTTAAATAAACATGCGAAACTATATAATAGTCAAGTAAAGACAGAGGAGC
This DNA window, taken from Rhododendron vialii isolate Sample 1 chromosome 8a, ASM3025357v1, encodes the following:
- the LOC131335516 gene encoding probable phosphoribosylformylglycinamidine synthase, chloroplastic/mitochondrial isoform X1 codes for the protein MFEEMAAAAWETTALEFLHGSHSQSLFLPRNRSIWRNRVLSGRLRSRIHSPRISANCISFRPSCQVKVRASVSGDVSSVVGEEPREVQMPTEKVLHFFRIPLIQESALAELLKSVQTKVSSRIVGLKTEQCFNIGLDSGLSSEKLSVLKWLLGETYEPDNLGTESFLDKEKKSGSTMVVIEVGPRLSFTTAWSANAVSVCRACGLTEVTRIERSRRYLLYIEAENGSLPDQQVNEFAAMVHDRMTECVYSHKLTSFETSVVPEEVRSVPVVERGREALEEINLKMGLAFDEQDLEYYTKLFRDDIKRNPTTVELFDIAQSNSEHSRHWFFTGKIVVDGQPMGRTLMEIVKSTLQANPSNSVIGFKDNSSAIKGFMVKQLRPVQPGLTCPLNTSPRDLDILFTAETHNFPCAVAPYPGAETGAGGRIRDTHATGRGSFVVASTAGYCVGNLNMEGSYAPWEDPSFSYPSNLASPLQILIDASNGASDYGNKFGEPVIQGYTRGFGMRLPNGERREWLKPIMFSGGIGMIDDIHISKGEPDIGMLVVKIGGPAYRIGMGGGAASSMVSGQNDAELDFNAVQRGDAEMAQKLYRVVRACVEMGEKNPIISIHDQGAGGNCNVVKEIIYPEGAEIDIRAVVVGDHTMSVLEIWGAEYQEQDAILVNPESRGLLQSICDRERVSMAVIGTISGEGRVVLVDSKVIERCRSNGLPPPPPAVDLELEKVLGDMPQKTFQFHRVVHTRDPLVIAPGITVMDALKRVLRLVSVCSKRFLTTKVDRCVTGLVAQQQTVGPLQLPLSDVAVIAQTYSDFTGGACAIGEQPIKGLLDPKAMARLAVGEAVTNLVWAKVTSLSDVKASGNWMYAAKLDGEGADMYDAAIALSETMIELGIAIDGGKDSLSMAAHASGEVVKAPGNLVISAYVTCPDITKTVTPDLKLGDDGVLLLIDLAKGKRRLGGSALAHVFDQVGDDCPDLDDVSYLKKVFDGVQDLLSDELISAGHDVSDGGIIVNLLEMAFAGNCGIRLDFTSADNSLFQMLFAEELGVVLEISKKNLDAVMGKLGNAGISAEIIGQVTAEPLIELTFNGIGYLHEKTSNLRDMWEETSFQLEKFQRLASCVDLEKEGLKSRHAPSWALSFTPSFTDEKYMTVTSKPKVAVIREEGSNGDREMSAAFFAAGFEPWDVTMSDLLNGVNSLQEFRGVVFVGGFSYADVLDSAKGWSASIRFNKPLLKQFEEFYKRPDTFSLGVCNGCQLMALLGWVPGPEVGGVFGVGGDPSQPRFVHNESGRFECRFTSVTIKDSPALMFKGMEGSTLGVWAAHGEGRAYFPDGGVLDRVLGSNLAPLRYCDDDGKPTEVYPFNLNGSPLGIAAICSPDGRHLALMPHPERCFLMWQFPWYPKHWNVDKKGPSPWLRMFQNAREWCS
- the LOC131335516 gene encoding probable phosphoribosylformylglycinamidine synthase, chloroplastic/mitochondrial isoform X2, which produces MAAAAWETTALEFLHGSHSQSLFLPRNRSIWRNRVLSGRLRSRIHSPRISANCISFRPSCQVKVRASVSGDVSSVVGEEPREVQMPTEKVLHFFRIPLIQESALAELLKSVQTKVSSRIVGLKTEQCFNIGLDSGLSSEKLSVLKWLLGETYEPDNLGTESFLDKEKKSGSTMVVIEVGPRLSFTTAWSANAVSVCRACGLTEVTRIERSRRYLLYIEAENGSLPDQQVNEFAAMVHDRMTECVYSHKLTSFETSVVPEEVRSVPVVERGREALEEINLKMGLAFDEQDLEYYTKLFRDDIKRNPTTVELFDIAQSNSEHSRHWFFTGKIVVDGQPMGRTLMEIVKSTLQANPSNSVIGFKDNSSAIKGFMVKQLRPVQPGLTCPLNTSPRDLDILFTAETHNFPCAVAPYPGAETGAGGRIRDTHATGRGSFVVASTAGYCVGNLNMEGSYAPWEDPSFSYPSNLASPLQILIDASNGASDYGNKFGEPVIQGYTRGFGMRLPNGERREWLKPIMFSGGIGMIDDIHISKGEPDIGMLVVKIGGPAYRIGMGGGAASSMVSGQNDAELDFNAVQRGDAEMAQKLYRVVRACVEMGEKNPIISIHDQGAGGNCNVVKEIIYPEGAEIDIRAVVVGDHTMSVLEIWGAEYQEQDAILVNPESRGLLQSICDRERVSMAVIGTISGEGRVVLVDSKVIERCRSNGLPPPPPAVDLELEKVLGDMPQKTFQFHRVVHTRDPLVIAPGITVMDALKRVLRLVSVCSKRFLTTKVDRCVTGLVAQQQTVGPLQLPLSDVAVIAQTYSDFTGGACAIGEQPIKGLLDPKAMARLAVGEAVTNLVWAKVTSLSDVKASGNWMYAAKLDGEGADMYDAAIALSETMIELGIAIDGGKDSLSMAAHASGEVVKAPGNLVISAYVTCPDITKTVTPDLKLGDDGVLLLIDLAKGKRRLGGSALAHVFDQVGDDCPDLDDVSYLKKVFDGVQDLLSDELISAGHDVSDGGIIVNLLEMAFAGNCGIRLDFTSADNSLFQMLFAEELGVVLEISKKNLDAVMGKLGNAGISAEIIGQVTAEPLIELTFNGIGYLHEKTSNLRDMWEETSFQLEKFQRLASCVDLEKEGLKSRHAPSWALSFTPSFTDEKYMTVTSKPKVAVIREEGSNGDREMSAAFFAAGFEPWDVTMSDLLNGVNSLQEFRGVVFVGGFSYADVLDSAKGWSASIRFNKPLLKQFEEFYKRPDTFSLGVCNGCQLMALLGWVPGPEVGGVFGVGGDPSQPRFVHNESGRFECRFTSVTIKDSPALMFKGMEGSTLGVWAAHGEGRAYFPDGGVLDRVLGSNLAPLRYCDDDGKPTEVYPFNLNGSPLGIAAICSPDGRHLALMPHPERCFLMWQFPWYPKHWNVDKKGPSPWLRMFQNAREWCS